The following proteins come from a genomic window of Microbacterium lemovicicum:
- the rpsB gene encoding 30S ribosomal protein S2, with protein sequence MAVVTIRQLLDSGVHFGHQTRRWNPKVKRFILTERSGIHIIDLQQSLSYIDKAYEFVKETVAHGGTVLFVGTKKQAQEVIAEQATRVGQPYVNQRWLGGLLTNFSTVSKRLARMKELEELNFEDPAASGFTKKELLIKKRELDKLHKSLGGIRNLTKTPSAIWVIDAKREHLAINESRKLGIPVIGILDTNADPDEFQYPIPGNDDAIRSVGLLTRIIADAAAEGLIQRHQPTDESEAAEPLADWERELLEQGSAGTEKVADENIAATDTADAVDVEAETIAATESDADAAGAAAHDSAVAAEAGEPAAEVADAEAADAK encoded by the coding sequence ATGGCCGTCGTCACCATCCGCCAGCTGCTCGACAGCGGCGTGCACTTCGGACACCAGACCCGCCGGTGGAACCCGAAGGTGAAGCGCTTCATCCTCACCGAGCGCTCCGGCATCCACATCATCGACCTCCAGCAGTCGCTGTCGTACATCGACAAGGCGTACGAGTTCGTGAAGGAGACCGTCGCCCACGGCGGCACCGTCCTCTTCGTCGGCACGAAGAAGCAGGCCCAGGAGGTCATCGCCGAGCAGGCGACCCGCGTCGGCCAGCCCTACGTCAACCAGCGCTGGCTCGGTGGTCTCCTGACCAACTTCAGCACCGTCTCCAAGCGCCTCGCGCGCATGAAGGAGCTCGAGGAGCTCAACTTCGAGGACCCCGCCGCGAGCGGGTTCACCAAGAAGGAGCTGCTGATCAAGAAGCGCGAGCTCGACAAGCTGCACAAGTCGCTCGGCGGAATCCGCAACCTGACCAAGACGCCGTCGGCGATCTGGGTCATCGACGCCAAGCGCGAGCACCTCGCGATCAACGAGTCGCGCAAGCTCGGCATCCCCGTGATCGGCATCCTCGACACGAACGCCGACCCGGACGAGTTCCAGTACCCGATCCCCGGCAACGACGACGCGATCCGCTCGGTGGGCCTGCTCACCCGCATCATCGCCGACGCCGCGGCCGAGGGCCTGATCCAGCGTCACCAGCCCACCGACGAGTCCGAGGCCGCCGAGCCCCTGGCCGACTGGGAGCGCGAGCTGCTCGAGCAGGGCTCCGCGGGCACCGAGAAGGTCGCCGACGAGAACATCGCCGCGACGGACACCGCTGACGCGGTCGACGTCGAGGCCGAGACCATCGCCGCCACCGAGTCCGACGCCGACGCCGCGGGCGCCGCTGCGCACGACTCGGCCGTCGCCGCCGAGGCGGGCGAGCCGGCCGCCGAGGTCGCCGACGCCGAGGCCGCTGACGCCAAGTAA
- a CDS encoding murein hydrolase activator EnvC family protein, whose amino-acid sequence MVSSGGPAAADPGAGVAAVDSRAAITGPTAGSATEAVDLAALGWVWPAEPFRLVRPFAAPAHEYGPGHRGIDLDLVGGEALRAPADGVVAFAGSVAGRGILTIDHGGGLVTTLEPAASDLAPGTIVARGAPVATLGSGGHAAAGTVHFGVRLDGRYINPLLLLGDIPRAVLLPCC is encoded by the coding sequence ATGGTGAGTTCGGGTGGACCGGCTGCAGCCGACCCCGGAGCGGGGGTCGCTGCCGTCGACTCGCGCGCTGCGATCACGGGTCCGACGGCGGGTTCGGCCACGGAGGCGGTCGACCTCGCGGCGCTCGGATGGGTGTGGCCGGCCGAGCCGTTCCGACTTGTGCGTCCGTTCGCGGCACCCGCGCACGAGTACGGGCCGGGACACCGCGGCATCGACCTCGATCTGGTGGGCGGGGAGGCGCTCCGCGCGCCGGCGGACGGAGTGGTGGCGTTCGCCGGGTCGGTGGCCGGACGTGGCATCCTCACGATCGATCACGGCGGCGGGCTGGTCACGACGCTCGAGCCGGCCGCGTCGGACCTCGCTCCCGGCACGATCGTCGCGCGCGGAGCGCCGGTCGCCACCCTGGGCTCGGGCGGGCATGCGGCGGCCGGCACGGTGCACTTCGGTGTGCGGCTGGACGGGCGTTACATCAACCCGCTGCTGCTCCTCGGTGACATCCCCCGGGCGGTGCTGCTGCCGTGCTGCTGA
- a CDS encoding DUF3060 domain-containing protein — MRTRSARHSIAALATAGALAVVLSGCVPMGSSSNGGDSAPRPGTSTSAGDATSGSSRTQGSAGPVDCGGAAVTVADDARDHTVTGDCPYVVVAGADIELDARDARIGTLEIAGDRAEVDAGDVNTLTVAGQENEVDVSAIDSIVLNGDRNEVEVQARAGSVAVNGNDNSVTATELGTVLDQGQRNSVRTGD; from the coding sequence ATGCGCACACGCTCGGCCCGTCACTCCATCGCCGCGCTCGCGACCGCGGGCGCGCTGGCCGTCGTCCTGTCCGGCTGCGTCCCGATGGGCTCCTCCTCGAACGGCGGCGACTCCGCCCCGCGGCCCGGAACGAGCACCTCGGCCGGAGATGCGACGTCCGGCTCCTCCCGCACTCAGGGCTCTGCCGGGCCGGTCGACTGCGGCGGAGCGGCCGTCACGGTCGCGGACGACGCCCGGGACCACACGGTCACCGGCGACTGCCCGTACGTCGTGGTGGCCGGCGCCGACATCGAGCTCGACGCGCGGGATGCCCGGATCGGGACGCTGGAGATCGCGGGGGATCGGGCCGAGGTCGACGCCGGCGACGTCAACACGCTCACGGTGGCCGGCCAGGAGAACGAGGTCGACGTGAGCGCCATCGACTCCATCGTGCTCAACGGCGACCGCAACGAGGTCGAGGTGCAGGCGCGGGCAGGATCCGTCGCCGTCAACGGCAACGACAACTCCGTGACGGCCACGGAGCTGGGCACCGTCCTCGACCAGGGCCAGCGCAACTCCGTCCGCACCGGCGACTGA
- a CDS encoding tyrosine-type recombinase/integrase has translation MRIEEAIAAWTAHLADVRRLSPATVRAYRSDLADLAATVAPAVTELTDVDLEHLREWAWRATQSGAARATVARRTAAARAFFAWALESGLIETDPSLRLIAPKRARTLPAVASAASMQEVLDAAAARTADGDPLALRDHAVLELLYGAAVRVSELCGLDDGDVDLGRRTARVRGKGSKDRVVPFGGPAAAALDAYLRTGRPALRARAADPTNGGRGGAAGTAQRTTARDAGLTSAPALFLGARGGRLSTRTVYDLVSRTVGAAMGSSATGPHALRHSAATHLLDGGADLRSVQEMLGHASLGTTQIYTHVSSERLVSTYKLAHPRA, from the coding sequence ATGCGCATCGAGGAGGCCATCGCGGCGTGGACCGCGCACCTCGCCGACGTGCGCCGCCTCTCGCCCGCCACCGTGCGCGCCTACCGCAGCGACCTCGCCGACCTGGCCGCGACGGTCGCACCCGCCGTGACCGAGCTCACCGACGTCGACCTCGAGCATCTGCGGGAGTGGGCGTGGCGTGCCACCCAGTCGGGAGCGGCGCGCGCGACCGTGGCCCGTCGCACCGCGGCGGCCCGCGCCTTCTTCGCCTGGGCGCTCGAGAGCGGTCTCATCGAGACGGATCCGAGCCTGCGTCTCATCGCCCCCAAGCGCGCGCGGACGCTGCCCGCCGTCGCCTCGGCGGCCTCGATGCAGGAGGTCCTGGATGCTGCGGCCGCCCGTACCGCGGACGGCGACCCGCTCGCGCTGCGCGACCACGCCGTCCTCGAACTGCTCTACGGGGCGGCGGTGCGCGTGTCGGAGCTGTGCGGGCTGGACGACGGCGACGTCGACCTCGGACGCCGCACCGCCCGGGTGCGCGGCAAGGGGTCGAAGGATCGCGTCGTGCCGTTCGGCGGACCGGCGGCCGCGGCGCTCGACGCCTATCTGCGGACCGGGCGCCCGGCGTTGCGGGCTCGGGCGGCGGATCCGACGAACGGCGGCCGAGGTGGAGCTGCCGGCACCGCGCAGCGGACGACGGCGCGCGACGCAGGTCTGACCTCCGCACCGGCCCTCTTCCTCGGAGCGCGGGGCGGGCGGCTCTCCACGCGCACCGTGTACGACCTGGTCTCGCGCACCGTCGGGGCGGCCATGGGGTCGTCGGCCACCGGTCCGCACGCCCTGCGGCACTCCGCCGCCACCCACCTGCTCGACGGTGGTGCCGACCTGCGCTCGGTGCAGGAGATGCTCGGCCACGCGAGCCTCGGCACGACCCAGATCTACACCCACGTGTCGAGCGAGCGGCTCGTCTCGACGTACAAGCTCGCCCACCCGCGCGCCTGA
- the dprA gene encoding DNA-processing protein DprA yields MTGPDLDPRSAREALSGIVGGVEAMSDEAVEDRYARLVWSTLVEPGDSVAHRFVSALGPAAALGELRVDMAPDVFVRAGIDASDGDRGARRWLPRRAGDAVRTALEAARRARCVSLCPEDEHWPARVDDLGAHAPLALWVRGDPALLSAPAPALALVGARAATGYGEAVAVELGASLAATGITIVSGAAYGIDGAAHRAALGAGGTTFALLAGGVDRPYPVGHSDLIGRIVSTGAVVSEAPCGTAPTKWRFLQRNRLIAALSDATVVVEAGWRSGSLNTAAHAASLGRPLGAVPGPITSAASTGCHRLLREFDARCITSADDARELLALDGDALWPTSGDPLAEHRPRTDDRSRVLDALSTRTWRTGGDIARLAGMAQEDVEGVLGLLLLEGGVQSGSAGWRMLPRAASPGIGR; encoded by the coding sequence ATGACCGGTCCCGACCTGGATCCGCGCTCCGCGCGCGAGGCGCTGAGCGGCATCGTGGGCGGAGTGGAAGCGATGTCCGACGAGGCTGTGGAGGATCGGTATGCGCGGCTGGTGTGGAGCACCCTGGTCGAGCCCGGGGACAGCGTCGCACACCGTTTCGTGTCCGCCCTCGGGCCGGCGGCGGCGCTGGGGGAGCTGCGCGTCGACATGGCGCCGGACGTCTTCGTGCGCGCGGGGATCGATGCGTCCGACGGCGACCGGGGTGCGCGCCGCTGGCTGCCGAGACGGGCGGGCGACGCCGTGCGGACGGCGCTCGAAGCGGCCCGCAGGGCGCGGTGCGTCTCCCTGTGTCCAGAGGATGAGCACTGGCCTGCCCGGGTGGACGACCTCGGAGCGCACGCGCCCCTGGCTCTGTGGGTGCGCGGTGATCCCGCGCTCCTCTCCGCGCCGGCCCCTGCGCTGGCCCTGGTGGGAGCGCGCGCGGCGACCGGTTACGGCGAGGCCGTCGCGGTGGAGCTCGGCGCGAGCCTGGCCGCCACCGGCATCACCATCGTGTCGGGGGCGGCCTACGGCATCGACGGAGCCGCCCACCGTGCCGCGCTGGGGGCCGGCGGCACGACGTTCGCACTTCTCGCCGGCGGTGTCGATCGCCCCTATCCCGTGGGCCATTCCGACCTCATCGGTCGCATCGTGTCGACGGGGGCGGTCGTGAGCGAGGCGCCGTGCGGCACCGCGCCGACCAAGTGGCGATTCCTCCAGCGGAACCGGCTGATCGCCGCGCTGAGCGATGCCACGGTGGTGGTCGAAGCGGGCTGGCGCAGCGGTTCCTTGAACACCGCCGCGCACGCCGCGTCGCTCGGGCGCCCGCTGGGCGCGGTGCCCGGACCGATCACGAGCGCGGCGTCGACGGGGTGCCATCGGCTCCTGCGGGAGTTCGACGCCCGTTGCATCACCTCCGCCGATGACGCGCGCGAGCTGCTCGCGCTGGACGGCGACGCGCTGTGGCCGACTTCCGGCGACCCGCTCGCAGAGCACCGCCCGCGCACCGACGATCGCTCGCGCGTGCTCGACGCACTCAGCACGCGCACGTGGCGGACCGGCGGCGACATCGCCCGCCTCGCCGGGATGGCGCAGGAGGACGTCGAGGGTGTGCTGGGCCTGCTCCTGCTCGAGGGAGGCGTGCAGAGCGGCTCGGCGGGATGGCGCATGCTCCCGCGCGCGGCGTCCCCGGGCATCGGGCGGTGA
- a CDS encoding YifB family Mg chelatase-like AAA ATPase has protein sequence MTVARTWAVALAGLEGALVEVEADLTNQIPDFRIIGLPDKALAEAVQRVHNACANSDLPLPRRRLTVNLSPASLPKQGSGFDVAVAIACLATEIPMDAASVAATVHLGELGLDGRLRPIPGVLPSVLASARAGIGRVVVPYANLEEARLVQGVEVLGAVSLGDVARWHGADIAVREREPVTQPATTTLRAPDRELAEVIGQRDAVDALVVAAAGGHHILMSGPPGAGKTMLAERLPGILPPLDDEAALASASIRSLAGERIADLERTPPFEAPHHSASVAALVGGGSRLIRPGAIARASDGVLFLDEAGEFASSALDALRQPLESGAITISRAGATASFPARFQLVVATNPCPCGNYGVPGGACVCPPIAIRRYLGRLSGPLIDRIDIELSMRRVSVAHAGAAEPGTTTAEAKVRVGEARERAARRLRATPWRLNAQVSGAWLRQGPLAPPPVVRRPLDAALHRGSLTLRGYDRVLRVAWSLADLSRHDRLDAQHIGRALFLKRGITA, from the coding sequence ATGACCGTCGCTCGGACGTGGGCCGTCGCGCTCGCGGGGCTGGAGGGCGCGCTCGTGGAGGTCGAGGCCGACCTCACCAACCAGATCCCCGATTTCCGCATCATCGGCCTGCCCGACAAGGCGCTCGCCGAGGCCGTGCAGCGCGTCCACAACGCGTGCGCGAACAGCGACCTGCCGCTGCCTCGCCGACGCCTGACCGTGAACCTGTCACCCGCGAGCCTTCCGAAGCAGGGGTCCGGCTTCGACGTCGCGGTGGCCATCGCGTGCCTCGCCACGGAGATTCCGATGGATGCCGCTTCCGTGGCCGCCACGGTGCACCTCGGGGAGCTCGGACTCGACGGGAGACTCCGGCCCATTCCGGGCGTGCTGCCGTCCGTGCTCGCCTCCGCCCGCGCGGGAATCGGCCGCGTCGTGGTGCCCTACGCCAACCTCGAGGAGGCACGGCTGGTGCAGGGCGTGGAGGTGCTCGGAGCGGTCAGTCTCGGCGACGTCGCACGCTGGCACGGCGCCGACATCGCCGTGCGGGAGCGCGAGCCCGTCACCCAGCCCGCGACGACGACGCTGCGGGCACCCGATCGCGAGCTCGCCGAGGTGATCGGCCAGCGCGACGCCGTCGACGCCCTCGTCGTCGCGGCCGCCGGCGGTCACCACATCCTCATGAGCGGACCTCCGGGCGCCGGCAAGACGATGCTCGCGGAGCGGCTCCCCGGCATCCTCCCGCCGCTCGACGACGAAGCCGCCCTGGCGTCGGCGTCGATCCGGTCGCTGGCGGGGGAGCGGATCGCCGACCTGGAGCGCACACCGCCGTTCGAGGCCCCGCACCACAGCGCGAGCGTCGCGGCCCTCGTCGGCGGCGGGAGCCGCCTGATCCGTCCCGGGGCGATCGCCCGCGCGAGCGACGGCGTCCTCTTCCTCGACGAGGCCGGGGAGTTCGCCTCCTCCGCGCTCGACGCCCTGCGGCAGCCTCTGGAGAGCGGAGCCATCACCATCAGCAGGGCCGGGGCGACGGCATCCTTCCCCGCACGATTCCAGCTCGTCGTGGCGACCAATCCGTGTCCGTGCGGCAACTACGGCGTGCCCGGCGGCGCGTGCGTCTGCCCGCCGATCGCCATCCGCCGCTACCTGGGCCGCCTCTCCGGTCCGCTGATCGACCGCATCGACATCGAGCTCTCGATGCGGCGGGTGTCCGTCGCCCACGCCGGGGCCGCCGAACCCGGCACCACCACGGCGGAGGCGAAGGTCCGGGTGGGCGAGGCGCGCGAACGAGCCGCACGGCGCCTCCGCGCCACGCCGTGGCGGCTCAACGCGCAGGTGTCGGGTGCATGGCTGAGGCAGGGGCCGCTCGCGCCGCCGCCCGTCGTGCGACGGCCGCTCGATGCGGCGCTGCACCGCGGCTCCCTCACGCTGCGCGGCTACGACCGGGTGCTGCGCGTGGCGTGGTCGCTCGCGGATCTCAGCCGACATGACCGCCTCGACGCGCAGCACATCGGTCGCGCCCTGTTCCTGAAAAGGGGCATCACCGCATGA
- a CDS encoding YraN family protein: MAKKDERGRAGEDRAEEHLRSLGWEVLDRNWRTGEGELDLVAATASALVVVEVKTRAGEAFGHPLEAIDARKRRRLWRLAMAWVAAHPAAVQGRRLRVDAVAITGPDPRTARLEHLEDVA; encoded by the coding sequence ATGGCGAAGAAGGACGAACGAGGGCGCGCGGGCGAGGACCGCGCCGAGGAGCATCTGCGATCCCTGGGGTGGGAGGTGCTCGACCGCAACTGGCGCACCGGCGAGGGTGAGCTCGACCTCGTGGCCGCGACGGCGTCCGCGCTGGTCGTCGTCGAGGTCAAGACGCGCGCGGGGGAGGCGTTCGGCCATCCGCTCGAAGCGATCGATGCGCGCAAGCGCCGCCGGCTCTGGCGGCTCGCGATGGCCTGGGTCGCCGCTCATCCCGCCGCCGTGCAGGGCCGACGCCTGCGCGTCGACGCGGTCGCGATCACCGGCCCCGATCCGCGCACCGCTCGGCTCGAGCACCTCGAGGACGTCGCATGA
- a CDS encoding DUF2469 family protein has product MDDEVFEDYDRELELALYREYRDVVSQFQYVIETERRFYLANEVDVVRRDTEHDFYFEISMTDVWVWDIYRADRFVKSVRVLTFKDVNVEELTRRDFHLPEELSLDS; this is encoded by the coding sequence ATGGATGACGAGGTCTTCGAAGACTACGACCGCGAACTCGAGCTCGCGCTGTACCGCGAGTACCGCGACGTCGTGTCGCAGTTCCAGTACGTGATCGAGACCGAGCGCCGGTTCTACCTCGCGAACGAGGTCGATGTCGTGCGGCGGGACACCGAACACGACTTCTACTTCGAGATCTCCATGACGGACGTCTGGGTCTGGGACATCTACCGCGCCGACCGGTTCGTGAAGTCGGTCCGGGTGCTGACCTTCAAGGACGTCAACGTCGAAGAGCTCACGCGCCGCGACTTCCACCTTCCCGAAGAGCTGTCGCTCGACTCCTGA
- a CDS encoding ribonuclease HII, with protein MTVVEPRLTLERRLLREHPLVIACDEVGRGALAGPVAVGAAVVDARDARRRVPAGLRDSKLVPEHRRADVAARAASWVSASAVGWASSTEIDEVGIMRALGNAALRALAELRGAGVRAEDCIVILDGNYDYISAAGGSGLNVRPVIKADRDCASAAAASVIAKVARDELMGDLHHGQPHYQWARNKGYASPEHRDAIRSRGISVHHRSSWSIADAPTLF; from the coding sequence GTGACGGTCGTCGAGCCACGTCTCACCCTCGAGCGCCGGCTGCTGCGCGAGCATCCGCTCGTGATCGCGTGCGACGAGGTCGGCCGCGGGGCCCTCGCGGGCCCCGTCGCCGTCGGCGCCGCCGTGGTCGACGCCCGGGATGCGCGCCGGCGCGTGCCCGCGGGCCTGCGCGACTCCAAGCTCGTACCCGAGCACAGACGGGCGGATGTCGCGGCCCGTGCCGCGTCGTGGGTGTCGGCCAGTGCCGTGGGGTGGGCCTCATCCACCGAGATCGACGAGGTGGGCATCATGCGCGCGCTCGGCAACGCCGCGCTGCGGGCGCTGGCCGAGCTGCGGGGCGCGGGCGTCCGTGCGGAGGACTGCATCGTGATCCTCGACGGCAACTACGACTACATCTCGGCGGCGGGCGGATCCGGACTCAACGTGCGTCCGGTGATCAAAGCCGACCGCGACTGCGCGAGCGCGGCCGCGGCATCCGTCATCGCCAAGGTGGCCCGCGATGAGCTGATGGGCGACCTGCACCACGGCCAGCCGCACTACCAATGGGCGCGCAACAAGGGGTATGCCAGCCCGGAGCACCGCGACGCCATCCGCTCGCGCGGCATCAGCGTGCATCACCGCTCGTCGTGGTCGATCGCGGACGCGCCGACGCTGTTCTGA
- the lepB gene encoding signal peptidase I: MTTEHTASASPSPARPDAGDAPARRRGWLYFLRDVLVIVLIAILVSFLVKTFLVRSFYIPSGSMENTLQVKDRILVDEITPRFGEYSRGDVVVFRDPGGWLPPSTSPARPPLVEAGDWLLSLVGLSAPDSDDHLIKRIIGLPGDHVVCCNGIGQLTVNGVPVDETPYTKLAPSDPASAIPFDVTVPEGSLWVLGDNRNQSKDSRYNTDQPGRGFVPIDNVVGRAFVITWPFDRFGVLDFHHEVFAGVPAPAAGGASK, translated from the coding sequence ATGACGACCGAGCACACGGCCTCCGCGTCTCCGAGCCCCGCCCGGCCGGACGCCGGCGACGCCCCCGCTCGCCGGCGCGGCTGGCTGTACTTCCTGCGCGACGTGCTCGTGATCGTGCTCATCGCGATCCTGGTGTCGTTCCTCGTCAAGACGTTCCTCGTGCGGTCGTTCTACATCCCCTCCGGGTCGATGGAGAACACGCTGCAGGTCAAGGACCGCATCCTCGTCGACGAGATCACCCCGCGATTCGGCGAGTACAGCCGCGGCGATGTCGTGGTCTTCCGCGACCCGGGCGGGTGGCTGCCTCCCTCGACGTCTCCTGCACGTCCGCCGCTGGTCGAGGCCGGCGACTGGCTGCTGTCGCTCGTCGGTCTGTCGGCGCCCGACAGCGACGACCACCTCATCAAGCGCATCATCGGACTGCCCGGCGATCACGTGGTGTGCTGCAACGGCATCGGGCAGCTGACGGTCAACGGGGTCCCCGTGGACGAGACGCCGTACACGAAGCTCGCCCCGTCCGACCCCGCCTCCGCCATCCCCTTCGACGTCACCGTCCCCGAGGGATCGCTGTGGGTGCTGGGCGACAATCGCAACCAGTCCAAGGACTCCCGCTACAACACCGACCAGCCCGGCCGCGGCTTCGTGCCGATCGACAACGTCGTGGGGCGCGCCTTCGTCATCACGTGGCCGTTCGACCGCTTCGGCGTGCTCGACTTCCATCACGAGGTGTTCGCCGGCGTTCCGGCTCCCGCCGCCGGGGGCGCATCGAAGTGA
- the rplS gene encoding 50S ribosomal protein L19, whose amino-acid sequence MQILDVVDAASLRSDIPAFAPGDNVKVHVNITEGNRSRVQVFQGIVIGRSGDGVRETFTVRKISFQVGVERTFPVHSPVIDHIEVVTRGDVRRAKLYYLRNLRGKKAKIKEKRDR is encoded by the coding sequence ATGCAGATCCTCGACGTCGTCGACGCAGCCTCACTGCGCTCCGACATCCCCGCCTTCGCCCCCGGCGACAACGTGAAGGTGCACGTCAACATCACGGAGGGCAACCGCTCCCGTGTCCAGGTCTTCCAGGGCATCGTCATCGGCCGCTCCGGCGACGGCGTTCGCGAGACCTTCACGGTCCGCAAGATCAGCTTCCAGGTGGGCGTCGAGCGCACCTTCCCGGTGCACTCCCCGGTGATCGACCACATCGAGGTCGTCACCCGCGGTGACGTGCGTCGCGCGAAGCTCTACTACCTCCGCAACCTGCGCGGCAAGAAGGCCAAGATCAAGGAGAAGCGCGACCGCTGA
- a CDS encoding MFS transporter permease, with translation MWLRRAFYSWLLPAAVVLPLWLLIGWGVFNAGGWAFAWVLFVAIPSVFLGQLALGLLVRARGTVRAERAVSWWDVLGFGVWHALTVSLGFFSAAWWLPVMILTVLVGLGLFWLQLWQLWRETRGATVAYLRTAEGMAYLPPQNEDRVRDRARQHAEVIVLSEGGGPQTGHPHPGNGR, from the coding sequence ATGTGGCTCCGACGTGCCTTCTACAGCTGGCTCCTCCCCGCGGCCGTCGTGCTGCCCCTCTGGCTGCTGATCGGCTGGGGCGTGTTCAACGCGGGCGGCTGGGCCTTCGCGTGGGTGCTCTTCGTCGCGATCCCGTCCGTGTTCCTCGGTCAGCTGGCGCTCGGGCTCCTCGTGCGGGCGCGCGGCACGGTCCGGGCGGAACGCGCGGTGTCCTGGTGGGATGTCCTCGGCTTCGGGGTGTGGCACGCACTCACCGTGTCGCTGGGGTTCTTCTCCGCCGCCTGGTGGCTGCCCGTCATGATCCTGACCGTGCTCGTCGGGCTCGGTCTGTTCTGGCTGCAGCTGTGGCAGCTCTGGCGCGAGACCCGTGGCGCGACGGTCGCCTACCTCCGGACGGCCGAGGGCATGGCCTACCTGCCGCCTCAGAACGAGGACCGGGTGCGCGACCGCGCGCGCCAGCATGCCGAGGTGATCGTCCTCAGCGAGGGCGGCGGCCCGCAGACCGGCCACCCGCACCCGGGCAACGGCCGCTGA
- the map gene encoding type I methionyl aminopeptidase → MIELRTPAEIEAMKPAGRFVAETLATLRDETKVGTNLLSIDRRAHDLIRRAGAESCYIDYHPSFGASPFGKVICTSINDAVLHGLPHDYDLRDGDLVTLDFAVAVDGWVADSAVSFVVGTPRDEDLALIDTSERALDAAIQAAVVGNRIGDISAAVAAVAHGDGYSVNTDFGGHGVGRTMHGDPHVPNDGKPGRGYPLRDGLVLALEPWFLAHTDELITDPDGWTLRSADGSRGSHSEHTVAITAGGPVILTDRSFLGVG, encoded by the coding sequence ATGATCGAGCTGCGCACCCCTGCCGAGATCGAGGCGATGAAGCCCGCCGGACGCTTCGTCGCCGAGACCCTGGCGACGCTCCGCGACGAGACGAAGGTGGGCACCAACCTGCTGAGCATCGATCGCCGCGCGCACGATCTCATCCGTCGGGCGGGTGCCGAGTCGTGCTACATCGACTACCACCCCTCGTTCGGCGCAAGCCCGTTCGGGAAGGTGATCTGCACGTCCATCAACGACGCGGTGCTTCACGGTCTCCCCCACGACTACGACCTGCGCGACGGCGACCTGGTCACGCTCGACTTCGCCGTCGCCGTCGACGGCTGGGTGGCCGATTCCGCGGTCTCGTTCGTCGTCGGCACGCCGCGCGACGAGGATCTCGCCCTCATCGACACGAGCGAGCGGGCGCTGGATGCTGCGATCCAGGCCGCCGTGGTCGGCAACCGCATCGGCGACATCTCCGCCGCGGTGGCCGCCGTGGCGCACGGCGACGGCTACTCGGTCAACACCGACTTCGGCGGTCATGGCGTGGGGCGCACCATGCACGGCGACCCGCACGTTCCGAACGACGGCAAGCCGGGCCGTGGGTATCCGCTGCGCGACGGCCTGGTGCTCGCGCTCGAGCCCTGGTTCCTCGCCCACACGGACGAGCTGATCACCGACCCCGACGGCTGGACCCTCCGCAGCGCCGACGGATCGCGCGGCTCGCACTCGGAGCACACGGTCGCGATCACCGCGGGCGGCCCCGTGATCCTCACGGACCGCTCGTTCCTCGGCGTCGGCTGA
- the trmD gene encoding tRNA (guanosine(37)-N1)-methyltransferase TrmD, with protein sequence MRTSADSARSAHRIDVVSIFPGFFDVLEVSLLGRARVAGLLDVRVHDLRDWTTDRHRTVDDTPYGGGAGMVMKAEPWAQAIDAIAEDAASEPVIIFPSPAGERFTQATARELSEEPHLVFACGRYEGIDERVYTHAASRGRVRAISLGDYVLNGGEVAAMAMIEAVGRLIPGVVGNPASLVEESHEDGLLEYPSYTKPAVWRGLEVPPVLLSGNHGAIAAWRREQQVQRTRERRPDLLPD encoded by the coding sequence GTGCGCACTTCGGCTGACTCCGCTCGCTCAGCGCACCGCATAGACGTCGTCTCGATCTTCCCGGGCTTCTTCGACGTCCTCGAGGTCTCGCTGCTCGGTCGCGCCCGCGTCGCGGGTCTGCTCGACGTGCGCGTACACGACCTCCGGGACTGGACGACCGACCGCCACCGCACGGTGGACGACACGCCCTACGGCGGCGGTGCGGGGATGGTCATGAAGGCCGAGCCGTGGGCGCAGGCGATCGACGCGATCGCCGAAGACGCGGCATCCGAGCCCGTCATCATCTTCCCGTCACCCGCAGGCGAGCGCTTCACCCAGGCGACGGCCCGCGAGCTCTCGGAGGAGCCGCACCTCGTCTTCGCGTGCGGGCGCTATGAGGGGATCGACGAGCGTGTCTACACGCACGCCGCGAGCCGCGGACGCGTGCGGGCGATCAGCCTCGGCGACTACGTGCTCAACGGCGGTGAGGTGGCCGCGATGGCCATGATCGAAGCGGTGGGGCGCCTCATCCCCGGTGTCGTCGGCAATCCCGCAAGCCTGGTGGAGGAGTCGCACGAAGACGGACTCCTCGAGTACCCCTCGTACACGAAGCCGGCCGTCTGGCGCGGCCTCGAGGTGCCGCCGGTCCTGCTGAGCGGCAACCACGGCGCAATCGCCGCGTGGCGGCGCGAGCAGCAGGTGCAGCGCACGCGCGAGCGCCGGCCCGACCTCCTGCCGGACTGA